Proteins found in one Triticum aestivum cultivar Chinese Spring chromosome 4D, IWGSC CS RefSeq v2.1, whole genome shotgun sequence genomic segment:
- the LOC123095554 gene encoding LOB domain-containing protein 14: protein MTGFSSPCGACKFLRRRCVNGCVFAPHFCHEQGAAHFAAIHKVFGASNASKLLMSLPATDRREAAVTISYEAQARQHDPVYGCVAHIFALQQQVVNLQAQLESLKAQEPVQGHTNTCSASSPEEDSIKAKVMAYQKGEARMPQPGHSVKIESESYFGNDGMACTSMQYSSQDYNSSHVYTTGYPASFNDDSIHSSTMFPIDMQEYLQESGYYDTEGH from the exons ATGACAGGGTTTTCCTCTCCATGCGGCGCATGCAAGTTCCTTCGGAGGAGGTGCGTCAATGGGTGTGTCTTCGCCCCGCACTTCTGCCATGAGCAAGGGGCTGCCCATTTTGCCGCCATTCATAAGGTCTTTGGTGCAAGCAATGCCTCAAAGCTCCTCATGAGCCTCCCGGCGACCGACCGCCGCGAGGCTGCGGTCACCATCTCCTACGAGGCACAGGCCAGGCAACATGATCCGGTATATGGCTGCGTCGCCCACATATTTGCTCTGCAGCAGCAG GTTGTAAATCTGCAAGCGCAGTTGGAGTCGCTCAAAGCTCAGGAACCAGTACAAGGGCACACAAATACTTGTTCCGCATCAAGCCCTGAAGAAGACAGTATCAAGGCCAAGGTTATGGCTTATCAGAAAGGGGAAGCTAGGATGCCACAACCAGGACATTCAGTAAAGATTGAGAGCGAGAGCTACTTCGGAAATGACGGCATGGCCTGCACTTCCATGCAATATTCTTCTCAGGATTACAACAGTTCACATGTATACACAACCGGCTATCCGGCGTCATTTAATGATGACAGTATCCACAGTAGCACCATGTTTCCCATTGATATGCAAGAATATCTGCAAGAGAGTGGGTATTATGACACTGAGGGCCACTAG